A genomic window from Leptolyngbya sp. BL0902 includes:
- the murB gene encoding UDP-N-acetylmuramate dehydrogenase, protein MTITIDSIPAVADLAPQMSLHKLNTFRVGGSAEWLALPRHRQDFDALLQWASAQELPITVLGAGSNLLVSDQGLPGLVICTRRWRSTQFDEARGRVTVAAGEPLPTLAWKAAKRGWRGLEWAVGIPGTVGGAVVMNAGAHGGCAADCFVSATVLDPVRGVVEVRPQDLAFAYRTSALQGAGVVVLEATFQLEPGHDPAVVSADTLDGLNRRRSTQPYDWPNCGSVFRNPLPRTAGGLIEQSGLKGYRIGNAQVADLHANFILNLGQARAEDVYRLIRYVQEQVYDRWEVWLHPEVKFIGNFPDLGPIPEAAAENQVSAAPP, encoded by the coding sequence ATGACCATAACCATTGACAGCATTCCCGCCGTGGCTGATCTGGCCCCCCAGATGTCGCTGCACAAGCTGAATACCTTTCGGGTGGGTGGTTCGGCGGAGTGGCTGGCGCTGCCCCGGCATCGCCAAGACTTTGACGCGCTCCTCCAATGGGCTAGCGCCCAGGAGTTGCCCATAACAGTGCTAGGAGCCGGGTCTAACCTCCTGGTGAGCGACCAGGGACTACCGGGGCTAGTCATCTGTACCCGTCGCTGGCGCAGTACCCAATTTGATGAGGCCCGTGGACGAGTCACCGTCGCCGCTGGAGAACCGCTTCCTACCCTAGCCTGGAAGGCCGCGAAACGGGGCTGGCGGGGGCTGGAATGGGCGGTGGGCATTCCGGGCACCGTCGGCGGGGCCGTGGTGATGAACGCCGGAGCCCACGGCGGCTGTGCGGCGGATTGCTTTGTCTCCGCTACAGTACTGGATCCAGTCCGAGGCGTGGTGGAGGTACGGCCCCAGGATTTGGCCTTTGCCTACCGCACCTCGGCCTTGCAGGGGGCGGGCGTGGTTGTGCTAGAAGCCACCTTCCAACTCGAACCGGGGCACGATCCGGCGGTGGTGAGTGCCGATACCCTAGACGGCCTCAATCGGCGACGTTCCACCCAACCCTACGACTGGCCCAACTGCGGCAGCGTCTTTCGCAATCCCCTACCCCGCACCGCTGGCGGGTTAATTGAGCAATCCGGCCTAAAGGGCTACCGCATTGGCAATGCCCAGGTGGCCGATCTCCATGCCAACTTTATTCTCAATCTAGGTCAGGCTAGGGCCGAAGATGTCTATCGGCTCATTCGCTACGTTCAGGAACAGGTCTACGACCGCTGGGAGGTGTGGCTGCACCCGGAAGTCAAATTTATCGGCAACTTTCCCGACCTCGGCCCCATTCCTGAAGCCGCAGCGGAAAACCAGGTTTCTGCTGCGCCTCCTTAG
- the menB gene encoding 1,4-dihydroxy-2-naphthoyl-CoA synthase, with the protein MQVEWHPVKPYEDIIYEKADGIAKITINRPHKRNAFRPKTVSELYDAFVNAREDSRIGVVLLTGAGPHTDGKYAFCSGGDQSVRGQGGYVDEEGVPRLNVLDLQRLIRSMPKVVIALVAGYAIGGGHVLHVVCDLTIAADNAIFGQTGPKVGSFDGGFGASYLARLVGQKKAREIWYLCRQYNAQEALDMGLVNCVVPVDHLEAEGVQWAQEILQKSPLAIRCLKAAFNADCDGQAGLQELAGNATLLYYMTEEGAEGKQAFLDKRPPDFRQYPWLP; encoded by the coding sequence ATGCAGGTTGAATGGCACCCGGTTAAACCCTACGAAGACATCATCTACGAAAAGGCCGACGGCATCGCCAAAATCACCATCAATCGGCCCCACAAGCGCAACGCCTTTCGGCCCAAAACCGTCTCGGAACTCTACGACGCTTTTGTCAATGCGCGGGAGGATAGCCGCATTGGAGTGGTGCTGCTGACCGGGGCTGGCCCACACACCGACGGCAAATACGCCTTTTGCTCCGGCGGCGACCAAAGCGTGCGCGGTCAGGGTGGCTATGTGGATGAAGAGGGCGTGCCTCGGCTCAACGTGCTGGATTTGCAGCGGTTGATCCGCTCCATGCCCAAGGTGGTGATTGCCCTGGTGGCGGGCTATGCCATCGGCGGGGGCCATGTGCTCCATGTGGTGTGCGACCTCACCATTGCCGCCGATAACGCCATTTTTGGCCAAACCGGGCCTAAGGTGGGCAGTTTTGACGGTGGCTTTGGAGCCAGCTACCTGGCGCGGCTGGTGGGCCAGAAAAAAGCGCGGGAAATCTGGTACCTCTGCCGCCAATACAATGCCCAGGAAGCCCTCGACATGGGTCTGGTAAACTGCGTCGTGCCTGTGGATCACCTGGAGGCCGAGGGCGTTCAGTGGGCGCAGGAAATTCTACAAAAAAGCCCCCTGGCGATCCGCTGCCTCAAAGCTGCCTTTAACGCCGATTGTGATGGGCAAGCGGGCCTACAAGAACTGGCCGGAAATGCCACCCTGCTCTACTACATGACCGAAGAAGGGGCCGAAGGAAAACAGGCGTTTCTCGACAAGCGCCCCCCCGATTTCCGCCAATATCCTTGGTTGCCGTAG
- a CDS encoding UvrD-helicase domain-containing protein: MAGLPPSQPAALGQPREEFRALMKQKGLKDREDAMYDACSLLKNKPEGDHAVIVDEAQDMGPADFALIRALVPISDQGNDIFIVGDPHQRIYGRQVPLSHCGIEVRGRSRKLRLNYRATDETHQWATALLTGLAMDDLDGGSDDLTDYRSLMHGDAPWVQGFDTFPQEVSFIHSQIQRLGQDEVPLSTVCIVVRSNALAKNCESQLKHLGDSRLAPFAAARPITRPYPVFASPPCTGSRGSSSSMSFWRASPKIRCRPSGRC; encoded by the coding sequence GTGGCGGGTCTTCCTCCATCCCAGCCAGCGGCGCTTGGTCAACCGCGAGAGGAATTTCGCGCCCTGATGAAGCAAAAGGGCCTGAAGGACCGCGAAGATGCCATGTACGATGCCTGTAGCCTGCTGAAGAACAAGCCGGAGGGTGATCATGCCGTCATTGTCGATGAAGCCCAGGATATGGGGCCTGCGGATTTTGCCCTGATCCGCGCCCTGGTACCGATCTCGGATCAGGGCAATGACATTTTCATCGTCGGCGACCCCCACCAGCGCATCTATGGCCGCCAAGTTCCCCTCAGCCACTGCGGCATCGAGGTGCGTGGGCGTTCCCGTAAGCTCCGTCTCAACTACCGCGCCACCGACGAAACCCACCAGTGGGCCACCGCTCTGCTAACGGGTTTGGCCATGGATGACCTCGACGGCGGCAGCGACGACCTCACGGACTACCGCTCCCTCATGCACGGCGATGCTCCCTGGGTGCAAGGCTTCGACACCTTCCCCCAGGAGGTATCGTTCATCCACAGCCAGATCCAACGGTTAGGCCAGGACGAGGTGCCACTCTCCACCGTCTGCATCGTGGTGCGCAGCAACGCCCTCGCCAAAAACTGCGAGTCTCAGCTCAAACACCTGGGGGACTCCAGACTCGCCCCATTCGCCGCAGCGAGGCCGATAACCCGGCCTTACCCGGTGTTCGCATCGCCACCATGCACCGGGTCAAGGGGCTCCAGTTCGAGCATGTCTTTCTGGCGGGCCTCACCCAAGATCAGGTGCCGCCCCAGCGGGCGATGTTGA
- a CDS encoding CHAT domain-containing protein has translation MDSLSRHLEDKKGHYHIVHFDAHGGLMTYDQFEGGVTNDRYLYRARYGRPEMERYTGQRAFLFFEGDVKGQADPVEAEELAALLTAKGIPICILNACQSAKQVRGAIKMQNSEFKVQNLEGDSDPDPVGTDLLQNTETSLGSRLMAAGVQMVVAMGYSVTVTAAQVMMEKLYGELFADRGIPEAIRLSRKELYNRKERRVYFNQRVPLEDWLLPVVY, from the coding sequence ATGGATTCGCTGTCTCGGCACCTGGAGGACAAAAAGGGGCACTACCACATCGTCCATTTCGACGCCCACGGCGGGCTGATGACCTACGACCAGTTTGAGGGCGGGGTGACGAATGATCGCTACCTGTACCGTGCCCGCTATGGTCGGCCAGAGATGGAGCGCTACACGGGGCAAAGGGCGTTTTTGTTTTTTGAGGGCGATGTCAAGGGGCAGGCCGACCCAGTGGAGGCGGAGGAACTGGCGGCGCTGCTGACGGCCAAGGGTATCCCCATCTGCATTTTGAATGCCTGCCAGTCGGCGAAGCAGGTGAGGGGGGCCATCAAAATGCAAAATTCAGAATTCAAAGTTCAAAATTTGGAGGGGGACAGCGACCCAGACCCGGTGGGGACAGACCTGCTGCAAAATACCGAAACCAGTTTGGGTAGTCGGTTGATGGCGGCGGGGGTGCAGATGGTGGTGGCGATGGGCTATTCCGTGACGGTGACGGCGGCCCAGGTGATGATGGAAAAGCTCTATGGCGAACTGTTTGCTGATCGGGGCATTCCAGAGGCGATTCGGCTGAGCCGCAAGGAGCTGTATAACCGCAAAGAGCGGCGGGTGTACTTTAACCAACGGGTGCCCCTAGAGGACTGGCTGCTGCCCGTGGTCTATTGA
- a CDS encoding tetratricopeptide repeat protein, which yields MALDIFIEFNDRYNQASTYHQLGIVAQALREYEQAQAHYKQSLEIYVEYGDEHNGAIVMRSFARLYQTTQDDTLLTTVAQCLGTTPAQVQQRFAAASA from the coding sequence GTGGCCCTCGATATCTTTATCGAATTCAACGACCGCTACAACCAGGCCAGCACCTACCACCAGTTGGGCATCGTGGCGCAAGCACTGCGGGAGTATGAGCAGGCGCAGGCTCACTACAAGCAGTCGCTAGAGATTTATGTTGAGTATGGCGACGAACATAACGGAGCAATTGTGATGCGTAGCTTTGCCCGCCTGTACCAAACCACCCAAGATGACACCCTGCTCACCACCGTCGCCCAGTGCCTTGGCACCACCCCCGCCCAGGTGCAGCAACGCTTCGCCGCCGCCAGCGCCTAG
- a CDS encoding cation-translocating P-type ATPase → MVSSLNPVSAPSWYGQEGERVLASFHSSAAGLSTEAAEEALQRHGPNLLPEVPPRSQWAIWFAQFRSLPVALLTVAAVIAYFTGGPTDALVILGVVLINGVIGYATESQSDRIIRSLDHLSSPTAWVRRNGDLAELEAAAVVPGDILVLRPGSLVVADGRLIEAQSLSVDESALTGESLPVGKAIEPLLQPNLPLADRANMVYRGTLVTGGQGLAVVVATGATTEMGQIQTLVGQSSHPPTPMEQQLDQAGSQLVWISSAVCAVVFGLGLWRGYAPLEMLTTAVALAVAAVPEGLPAVATTTLALGILAMRRQRVLIRRLDAVETLGSLQTLCLDKTGTLTANRMAVVELHTDHTHLTLADGASPLPEVIPPGPLHTLLRMVVLCNESEVVDADLDTAPQPTFTGSSTENALLAVAHQAGIDISALRQTYPQGAIRHRSAQRNVMATLHSIPTGGWLVAVKGSPLELLARCEVMLDRPLTCPLDRSDIPNVQASQELEIAEDNSPEDDWTREVTTHWLPDIQDPIPLTPDQRQAIVAENERMAQAGLRVLGVAYGYPSKKDDWAETPLVWLGLVAMADPLRAGVKDTIAAFHRAGIAAVMVTGDQRATAAALGQALNLGQGQDLSVLDATELAHRSATDAPIQDVQVFARISPADKLQVVQALQRSGQVVAMTGDGINDTPALKVAEVGIAMGHSGTDAAREVADVILQDDNLDTLIAAIAQGRTIYSNIRKAVHFLLATNLSEIIVMFAGISLGLGAPLNALQLLWLNLVTDIFPGLALALEPAAADVLAQPPRPTTESLIQPAAFRRMVLEATVISASALAAYGYAIHDHGIGAQASTVGFMALTLAQLLHALVCRSRQRHLFRRPALAPNRYLGLALILSISLQFLALFILPLGQLLHIVALSPTDAVVVTLAALLPLVINETTKPAPINR, encoded by the coding sequence ATGGTCAGTTCGTTAAACCCGGTTTCTGCGCCGTCTTGGTATGGCCAGGAGGGGGAACGGGTGTTGGCCAGTTTCCACAGTTCTGCGGCGGGGCTGTCCACGGAAGCCGCTGAGGAAGCCTTGCAACGCCATGGCCCCAACCTTTTGCCGGAGGTGCCGCCCCGTTCCCAGTGGGCGATTTGGTTTGCCCAGTTTCGGTCTCTGCCCGTGGCCCTGCTGACGGTGGCGGCGGTGATTGCCTACTTTACGGGTGGCCCCACCGATGCCCTGGTGATTTTGGGGGTGGTGCTGATCAACGGCGTGATTGGTTATGCCACCGAAAGCCAGTCTGACCGCATCATTCGCTCTCTGGATCATCTGTCTTCGCCGACGGCTTGGGTGCGGCGCAATGGGGATTTGGCGGAACTGGAGGCCGCTGCGGTGGTGCCGGGGGATATTTTGGTGCTGCGGCCCGGTTCGCTGGTGGTGGCGGATGGGCGGCTGATTGAGGCCCAGTCCCTCAGTGTGGATGAATCGGCCCTGACCGGGGAAAGTTTGCCCGTGGGGAAGGCCATTGAACCGTTGCTCCAGCCAAATTTGCCCCTGGCGGATCGTGCCAACATGGTCTATCGCGGCACCTTGGTCACGGGGGGGCAGGGCTTGGCGGTGGTGGTGGCCACGGGGGCGACGACGGAAATGGGCCAAATTCAAACCCTGGTGGGGCAATCGAGCCATCCGCCCACCCCCATGGAGCAGCAGCTTGATCAGGCTGGTAGTCAGTTGGTGTGGATTTCCAGCGCCGTCTGTGCGGTGGTGTTTGGGCTGGGCCTGTGGCGCGGCTATGCCCCCTTGGAAATGCTGACGACGGCGGTGGCCCTGGCGGTGGCGGCGGTGCCAGAGGGCTTGCCAGCGGTGGCGACGACGACTTTGGCCCTGGGCATTTTAGCCATGCGACGCCAGCGGGTGCTGATTCGCCGTTTGGATGCGGTGGAAACCCTCGGCTCGCTGCAAACCCTGTGCCTCGACAAAACCGGAACCCTCACCGCCAACCGCATGGCCGTGGTGGAACTGCACACCGATCACACCCACCTCACCCTGGCCGATGGTGCGTCGCCCTTGCCGGAGGTGATCCCCCCTGGCCCGCTGCATACCCTGTTGCGGATGGTTGTTCTCTGCAACGAAAGCGAGGTGGTGGATGCCGATCTAGATACCGCCCCCCAGCCCACCTTCACCGGATCATCGACGGAAAATGCCCTTTTAGCCGTCGCCCATCAAGCCGGAATCGACATTTCTGCTCTGCGCCAAACCTATCCCCAAGGCGCAATTCGCCATCGGTCGGCCCAGCGCAATGTGATGGCAACGCTGCATTCTATCCCCACGGGCGGCTGGCTGGTAGCGGTGAAGGGCAGCCCCCTCGAACTGCTGGCTCGGTGTGAGGTGATGCTGGATCGTCCTTTAACTTGTCCGTTAGACCGTTCTGACATCCCCAATGTCCAGGCTTCCCAAGAGCTGGAAATCGCTGAGGATAACAGCCCAGAGGACGACTGGACGAGGGAAGTGACGACCCACTGGCTACCGGATATACAAGATCCCATTCCCCTTACCCCCGATCAACGGCAGGCGATTGTGGCCGAAAACGAGCGCATGGCCCAGGCAGGATTGCGGGTGTTGGGGGTGGCCTACGGCTATCCGTCGAAAAAGGACGACTGGGCCGAAACGCCCCTGGTATGGCTGGGCTTGGTGGCCATGGCCGATCCCCTGCGGGCGGGGGTGAAGGACACCATCGCCGCCTTCCATCGGGCCGGAATTGCCGCGGTGATGGTGACGGGGGATCAACGGGCCACCGCCGCCGCCCTGGGGCAAGCCCTCAACCTCGGCCAGGGCCAGGATCTCTCGGTGCTGGATGCGACGGAACTGGCCCACCGCTCGGCTACGGACGCCCCCATTCAAGACGTACAGGTGTTTGCCCGCATCAGTCCGGCGGATAAGCTTCAGGTGGTGCAGGCGCTTCAGCGGTCGGGCCAAGTGGTGGCGATGACCGGGGACGGCATCAACGATACCCCTGCCCTCAAGGTGGCGGAGGTGGGCATTGCCATGGGCCACAGCGGCACCGATGCGGCGCGGGAAGTAGCCGACGTGATTTTGCAGGACGACAATCTGGATACCCTGATCGCCGCCATTGCCCAAGGTCGCACTATTTACAGCAACATTCGCAAGGCGGTTCACTTCCTGCTGGCCACCAATCTCAGCGAAATTATTGTCATGTTTGCGGGCATTAGCCTGGGGCTGGGGGCACCGCTGAATGCCCTGCAACTGCTGTGGCTGAATTTGGTGACAGACATTTTCCCTGGCCTCGCCCTGGCCCTAGAACCTGCGGCGGCGGATGTGTTAGCCCAGCCCCCACGCCCCACCACCGAATCCCTGATCCAGCCCGCTGCTTTTCGGCGCATGGTGCTGGAGGCCACGGTGATCTCCGCCAGCGCCCTTGCGGCCTACGGTTACGCCATCCATGACCACGGCATCGGTGCCCAGGCTAGCACCGTGGGCTTCATGGCCCTCACGTTGGCCCAGTTGCTCCATGCGCTGGTGTGCCGTTCTCGCCAGCGGCACCTGTTTCGTCGCCCTGCCCTGGCCCCCAATCGCTATCTGGGCTTGGCGCTGATTCTGTCGATCAGCCTCCAATTTTTAGCCCTGTTTATCTTGCCCCTCGGCCAGTTACTCCATATCGTGGCTCTGAGCCCAACCGATGCGGTGGTTGTCACCCTAGCGGCCCTACTGCCCTTGGTGATCAACGAAACGACGAAGCCTGCCCCCATCAACCGCTAA
- a CDS encoding WG repeat-containing protein, whose protein sequence is MSLNLPSPMPRPLLFDQVSDFAEGLAMVKTKTTLGYLNTSGHLSITVADDAVTAAAQYSESLALARAGDYYGYLNRQGEWAIPVQFRQAKGFSQGLAAVQGGTKYGFINLLGEWVIEPQFDLADSFADGRAAVKLGERYGYINPQGQMAIPTDFRDAWRFAEGLAVAKPADQNQYGYLNPAGDWVIAASYDGAFHFSEGMARVRQGRFFGYISRQGDWVIDPTLAFATEFSQGRAAVLEGAKWGYLDAEGQMAIAPRFDYAANFSEGLAAVQIDGRYGYINPQGDWVIAPAYSNAGPFAAGWARVQVSGAWGFINPTGQPMMDVGFKPLGL, encoded by the coding sequence GTGTCCCTGAACCTGCCTAGCCCCATGCCCCGTCCGCTGCTGTTTGACCAGGTTTCTGACTTTGCTGAGGGGTTGGCCATGGTGAAAACCAAGACCACCCTTGGCTACCTCAATACCAGCGGCCATCTAAGCATTACGGTGGCCGATGACGCTGTTACCGCCGCTGCCCAGTACAGCGAGTCCCTGGCCCTAGCGCGGGCCGGAGACTACTACGGCTACCTCAACCGCCAGGGTGAATGGGCGATTCCGGTACAGTTTCGGCAGGCCAAGGGGTTTTCCCAGGGCCTAGCCGCTGTGCAGGGGGGCACCAAGTACGGGTTTATCAATCTTTTGGGCGAATGGGTGATCGAACCCCAGTTTGATCTGGCCGATTCCTTTGCGGATGGACGGGCGGCGGTGAAACTGGGGGAACGCTACGGCTACATCAACCCCCAAGGACAGATGGCGATTCCGACCGATTTCAGGGATGCATGGCGCTTTGCCGAAGGGTTGGCCGTAGCCAAGCCAGCGGATCAAAATCAGTATGGCTACCTCAATCCGGCGGGAGACTGGGTGATTGCGGCGTCCTATGATGGGGCGTTTCACTTTTCCGAGGGGATGGCCCGCGTGCGCCAGGGCCGTTTCTTTGGCTACATCAGCCGCCAGGGCGACTGGGTGATCGACCCCACCCTGGCCTTTGCCACCGAATTTTCCCAGGGTCGTGCCGCCGTCCTAGAGGGAGCAAAATGGGGCTATCTCGACGCGGAAGGACAGATGGCCATCGCCCCCCGGTTTGACTACGCGGCCAACTTCTCTGAAGGGCTAGCCGCTGTGCAGATAGATGGGCGCTACGGCTACATCAACCCCCAAGGTGACTGGGTGATCGCCCCCGCCTACAGCAACGCTGGCCCCTTTGCCGCAGGATGGGCGAGGGTGCAGGTTAGCGGAGCCTGGGGGTTCATCAACCCTACGGGGCAACCGATGATGGATGTTGGCTTCAAGCCCCTGGGCCTATAA
- a CDS encoding heme oxygenase (biliverdin-producing), protein MSNLSTELREGTKKAHTMAENMGFVRCFLRGVVEKQSYRKLVANFYYAYAAMEEELERHKDHPVVSTVYFPELHRKASLESDLAYYYGSNWRDQITMTPGGQAYVNRIREVGNTQPELLVSHSYTRYIGDLSGGQILKGIAQRAMNLNDGEGTAFYEFPDIADEKAFKATYRESMDAAPVDDAMIAAIVEEANDAFGMNMEMFKELEGNLIKAIGQMLFNSLTSRKRRGSTELATAE, encoded by the coding sequence ATGAGTAACCTATCCACCGAACTGCGTGAAGGCACCAAAAAAGCCCACACCATGGCCGAGAACATGGGGTTTGTGCGCTGCTTTTTGCGGGGTGTTGTTGAGAAGCAGTCCTACCGCAAGCTGGTGGCCAACTTCTACTACGCCTACGCCGCCATGGAAGAAGAGCTAGAGCGCCACAAAGATCATCCCGTGGTCTCTACCGTTTACTTCCCGGAACTGCACCGCAAGGCGTCCCTAGAATCCGACCTCGCCTACTACTATGGCTCCAACTGGCGCGACCAGATCACCATGACCCCCGGTGGCCAAGCCTATGTCAACCGCATCCGCGAGGTAGGCAACACCCAGCCCGAACTGCTGGTGAGCCACTCCTACACCCGCTACATTGGCGACCTGTCTGGGGGCCAAATCCTCAAGGGCATTGCCCAGCGGGCCATGAACCTCAATGACGGCGAAGGTACCGCTTTCTACGAATTCCCTGACATCGCTGACGAAAAAGCCTTCAAGGCCACCTACCGCGAATCCATGGACGCCGCCCCGGTGGATGACGCCATGATTGCCGCCATCGTGGAAGAGGCCAACGACGCCTTTGGCATGAACATGGAAATGTTTAAGGAGCTAGAGGGCAACTTGATCAAGGCCATCGGTCAAATGCTGTTCAACAGCCTCACCAGCCGCAAGCGCCGGGGCAGCACCGAACTGGCCACCGCTGAATAG